Proteins found in one Clostridia bacterium genomic segment:
- a CDS encoding TatD family hydrolase, translating to MTAFIDTHVHLMDDRFSEDVAQVIENAKQAGLIAMINVGYDLESSRQAVAMAQEEPSLYAVVGIHPHDAKLCTPEALRELEQLAQEPKVVAIGETGLDYYRNLSPKEVQQEAFRAQLRLAQKLKKPIVVHDRDAHGDTMQILKEEQVSAIGGVLHCYSGSWEMAREAMKMGLFISLAGPVTFHNARRLQDIAKLVPLDYLLIETDCPYLAPEPYRGKRNEPAYVVKVAEMIAAVKRKPLEEIARVTTANAKRLFGI from the coding sequence ATGACAGCCTTCATTGATACCCATGTGCATTTGATGGACGACAGGTTTAGCGAAGATGTAGCCCAAGTGATCGAGAACGCCAAGCAGGCGGGGTTAATCGCTATGATCAATGTGGGCTATGACCTGGAATCCAGCCGCCAAGCGGTGGCCATGGCCCAAGAAGAACCATCTCTTTATGCGGTGGTGGGGATCCACCCCCACGATGCCAAGCTCTGCACCCCCGAGGCCCTGCGCGAACTGGAACAGCTGGCCCAGGAGCCGAAAGTAGTGGCTATTGGGGAAACCGGGCTGGATTATTACCGCAACCTGTCCCCGAAAGAAGTCCAGCAAGAAGCTTTCCGGGCCCAGTTGCGTCTGGCCCAGAAGCTTAAGAAGCCCATCGTGGTCCATGACCGGGATGCTCACGGGGATACTATGCAGATCCTGAAAGAAGAACAAGTGTCCGCCATCGGCGGGGTGCTGCACTGCTATTCCGGCAGCTGGGAAATGGCGCGGGAGGCCATGAAAATGGGTTTGTTCATTTCCCTGGCCGGGCCGGTGACTTTCCACAACGCCCGGCGGCTGCAGGACATCGCGAAACTGGTGCCTTTAGATTACCTGCTCATAGAAACGGACTGCCCGTATCTGGCTCCGGAACCTTACCGGGGCAAGAGAAACGAACCTGCTTACGTGGTGAAAGTGGCGGAGATGATCGCCGCCGTGAAAAGGAAGCCCCTGGAGGAAATTGCCCGGGTGACCACGGCCAATGCCAAAAGGCTGTTTGGGATCTAG